The Streptomyces sp. CC0208 genome window below encodes:
- the serC gene encoding phosphoserine transaminase, with protein MAEIQIPADIKPADGRFGAGPSKVRTEALDALAATGTSLLGTSHRQAPVKNLVGKVREGISELFSLPEGYEVVLGNGGSTAFWDVATHGLIENKSQHLTFGEFSSKFAKASKLAPWLAEPTVISSEPGTHPDPQAEAGVDVYAFTHNETSTGVAAPIKRVTGADEGALVLVDATSGAGGLPVDIAETDVYYFAPQKSFASDGGLWIGVFSPAAIERAERIHASGRHVPEFFSLPTAIDNSRKNQTYNTPALATLFLLNQQLEWINGQGGLAWSTARTKDSSTRLYTWAEESKHATPFVTDAAKRSQVIGTIDFSDEIDAAAIAKVLRANGIVDTEPYRKLGRNQLRVAMFPAIDPADVEALTKCVDYVIEKL; from the coding sequence GTGGCTGAGATCCAGATTCCCGCTGACATCAAGCCCGCCGACGGTCGATTCGGCGCGGGCCCCTCCAAGGTGCGGACGGAAGCGCTGGACGCGCTGGCCGCAACCGGTACCTCCCTCCTCGGCACCTCCCACCGCCAAGCCCCGGTCAAGAACCTGGTCGGCAAGGTGCGCGAGGGCATCAGTGAGCTGTTCTCCCTCCCCGAGGGCTACGAGGTCGTCCTCGGCAACGGCGGCTCCACCGCGTTCTGGGACGTCGCGACGCACGGTCTGATCGAGAACAAGTCGCAGCACCTGACCTTCGGCGAGTTCTCGTCGAAGTTCGCGAAGGCGTCCAAGCTGGCCCCCTGGCTGGCCGAGCCCACGGTGATCTCCAGCGAGCCGGGCACCCACCCGGACCCGCAGGCCGAGGCCGGTGTGGACGTGTACGCGTTCACGCACAACGAGACGTCCACCGGTGTGGCCGCCCCCATCAAGCGGGTGACCGGTGCCGACGAGGGCGCCCTGGTCCTCGTGGACGCCACGAGTGGCGCCGGCGGTCTCCCGGTCGACATCGCCGAGACGGACGTCTACTACTTCGCCCCGCAGAAGTCCTTCGCCTCCGACGGCGGCCTGTGGATCGGCGTGTTCTCCCCGGCCGCGATCGAGCGCGCCGAGCGGATCCACGCGTCCGGCCGGCACGTCCCGGAGTTCTTCTCGCTGCCGACGGCGATCGACAACTCCCGCAAGAACCAGACGTACAACACCCCGGCCCTCGCCACCCTCTTCCTGCTGAACCAGCAGCTGGAGTGGATCAACGGCCAGGGTGGTCTCGCGTGGTCGACGGCCCGCACGAAGGACTCCTCGACGCGCCTCTACACCTGGGCGGAGGAGTCCAAGCACGCGACCCCGTTCGTCACGGACGCGGCCAAGCGCTCCCAGGTCATCGGCACGATCGACTTCTCGGACGAGATCGACGCCGCCGCGATCGCCAAGGTCCTGCGCGCCAACGGCATCGTGGACACCGAGCCCTACCGCAAGCTCGGCCGCAACCAGCTGCGCGTGGCGATGTTCCCGGCGATCGACCCGGCGGACGTCGAGGCCCTGACGAAGTGCGTCGACTACGTGATCGAGAAGCTGTAG
- a CDS encoding cellulase family glycosylhydrolase, producing the protein MFRSLRRALCAVAAALLIPLGAAGLQPAHAAAEAAGAGYWHTSGRQILDASGQPVRIAGINWFGFETSNNVVHGLWSRDYKSMIDQMKSLGYNTIRIPYSDDIFKSGSVPNSIDFSSGKNADLQGLNSLGVLDRIVSYAGKDGLKVILDRHRPDSGGQSALWYTAAVPESTWIANLKALATRYKGQDTVVGIDLHNEPHDPACWGCGDTSVDWRLAAQRAGNAVLGVNPDLLIFVEGVQTFNGVSGWWGGNLMGVAQYPVQLSVANRVVYSAHDYATSVAQQSWFSDPSFPANMPGIWDKYWGYIFKQNIAPVWVGEFGTTLQSTVDQKWLAALVSYLRPTSTYGADSFHWTFWSWNPNSGDTGGILKDDWQTVDTVKDGYLASIKAPGFPGGGSGPGDPGDPGGNTAACTATYSVSSDWGSGFNAEVKVTNSGSTALSSWKVTWTWPGSQKVTSMWNASYTQTGPTVTASNASHNGAVPVGGSASFGFGGAPGGGGVPSVSCTAA; encoded by the coding sequence ATGTTCCGCAGCTTGCGAAGAGCACTGTGTGCGGTGGCGGCAGCGCTCCTGATACCGCTGGGGGCCGCCGGTCTTCAGCCGGCCCACGCCGCCGCCGAGGCGGCCGGCGCCGGCTACTGGCACACCAGCGGCCGCCAGATCCTGGACGCCTCCGGGCAACCGGTCCGGATCGCCGGGATCAACTGGTTCGGCTTCGAGACCTCCAACAACGTCGTCCACGGCCTCTGGTCCCGCGACTACAAGTCCATGATCGACCAGATGAAGTCGCTGGGCTACAACACGATCCGCATCCCGTACAGCGACGACATCTTCAAGTCGGGATCCGTCCCCAACAGCATCGACTTCTCCAGCGGCAAGAACGCGGACCTGCAGGGCCTGAACTCCCTCGGCGTCCTGGACAGGATCGTCTCGTACGCCGGTAAGGACGGCCTCAAGGTCATCCTCGACCGGCACCGCCCGGACTCCGGCGGTCAGTCGGCGCTCTGGTACACGGCCGCGGTCCCGGAGTCGACGTGGATCGCCAACCTCAAGGCGCTGGCGACGCGTTACAAGGGCCAGGACACGGTCGTCGGAATCGATCTGCACAACGAGCCCCACGACCCGGCCTGTTGGGGCTGCGGGGACACCTCTGTGGACTGGCGTCTGGCGGCTCAGCGGGCCGGCAACGCGGTGCTGGGGGTCAATCCCGACCTGCTGATCTTCGTCGAGGGCGTGCAGACCTTCAACGGCGTCTCCGGCTGGTGGGGCGGCAACCTGATGGGTGTCGCCCAGTATCCGGTGCAGCTGAGTGTCGCGAACCGGGTCGTCTACTCGGCACACGACTACGCGACGAGCGTGGCCCAGCAGAGCTGGTTCAGCGACCCGTCGTTCCCCGCCAACATGCCGGGGATCTGGGACAAGTACTGGGGCTACATCTTCAAGCAGAACATCGCGCCGGTGTGGGTGGGAGAGTTCGGCACCACGCTCCAGTCGACCGTGGACCAGAAGTGGCTGGCCGCGCTGGTCTCGTATCTGCGCCCGACCTCGACGTACGGCGCCGACTCCTTCCACTGGACCTTCTGGTCATGGAACCCCAACTCCGGTGACACGGGCGGAATCCTGAAGGACGACTGGCAGACCGTGGACACCGTGAAGGACGGGTATCTGGCGAGCATCAAGGCGCCGGGATTCCCGGGCGGCGGGAGCGGCCCCGGTGACCCGGGCGACCCGGGCGGGAACACGGCGGCCTGCACCGCCACCTACTCCGTCAGCAGCGACTGGGGGAGCGGCTTCAACGCCGAGGTGAAGGTGACCAATTCGGGCTCGACGGCTCTCTCGTCCTGGAAGGTGACCTGGACCTGGCCGGGCTCCCAGAAGGTGACCTCCATGTGGAACGCGTCGTACACCCAGACCGGTCCGACGGTGACCGCGTCGAACGCCTCGCACAACGGGGCCGTCCCGGTGGGAGGTTCGGCGAGCTTCGGCTTCGGCGGCGCACCCGGGGGCGGGGGTGTGCCGAGTGTGAGCTGCACGGCTGCGTGA
- a CDS encoding NADP-dependent oxidoreductase gives MTRMQAIVQSAFGGPEELVHAETDIPEPGPGEVLVRVGGAGVNPGDAVLRSGRVPGLVTLPWTPGNDVAGTVERVGVGVTRFVPGDDVYGMLPVSPRGAYAEYTAAPATALAPKPKNLDAAHAAAVPLVAITAWQALAVLARVQPGDRVLVHAAAGGVGHVAVQLAKEFGAYVIGTARTAKHDWLRGLGADELIDYTAGDFRTAVSPVDVVLDLVGGAYGGRSLDVLKSGGLLIGASIDPGTDEQEAAERDLRYVWVTAEPDGRSLEPITERIETGRLRVAVERTYPLSEAAAAHRAIEEKRTTGKLVLVP, from the coding sequence ATGACGCGCATGCAGGCCATCGTCCAGTCCGCCTTCGGCGGCCCCGAGGAACTCGTCCACGCCGAGACCGACATACCCGAGCCCGGCCCCGGGGAGGTACTGGTCCGGGTCGGGGGCGCCGGGGTCAATCCGGGGGACGCGGTACTCAGGTCCGGGCGGGTTCCCGGCCTGGTCACCCTGCCCTGGACACCGGGCAACGACGTGGCCGGGACCGTCGAGCGGGTCGGGGTGGGGGTGACCCGGTTCGTACCGGGCGACGACGTGTACGGCATGCTGCCGGTCTCCCCGCGGGGCGCGTACGCGGAGTACACCGCCGCGCCGGCCACCGCGCTGGCGCCGAAGCCGAAGAACCTCGACGCCGCGCACGCGGCGGCCGTCCCCCTGGTCGCGATCACCGCCTGGCAGGCGCTGGCGGTGCTGGCCCGGGTCCAGCCCGGTGACCGGGTGCTGGTCCACGCGGCGGCGGGCGGTGTCGGCCATGTCGCGGTCCAACTCGCCAAGGAGTTCGGCGCGTACGTCATCGGGACCGCGCGTACGGCCAAGCATGACTGGCTGCGAGGACTCGGTGCCGACGAGCTGATCGACTACACGGCGGGCGACTTCCGTACGGCCGTCTCCCCGGTGGACGTGGTCCTGGACCTGGTGGGCGGTGCGTACGGAGGGCGCTCCTTGGACGTACTCAAGTCCGGCGGTCTGCTCATCGGCGCCTCCATCGACCCGGGCACCGACGAACAGGAGGCCGCCGAACGGGACCTGCGCTACGTCTGGGTCACGGCCGAACCCGACGGCCGGAGCCTGGAGCCGATCACCGAACGCATCGAGACGGGCCGCCTACGGGTCGCCGTGGAGCGCACCTACCCGCTGTCCGAGGCCGCCGCGGCCCACCGGGCGATCGAGGAGAAGCGCACCACCGGAAAGCTGGTGCTGGTGCCGTGA
- a CDS encoding alpha/beta hydrolase, which yields MRRSTVVLCGAAVVLAGTVTAVPAEATPSLTTATAQAAKVSWKKCGTDDYPTLQCGSVKVPLDYAKPKGRQITLALSRVPHTAKKYQGPLLVNPGGPGGSGLTLAGFVAGSLPKAVAAQYDVIGFDPRGVGESKPALDCKPGYFNPVRPDSVPSTPAIEKANLERAKSFAAACGRKYADVLPYINTINAVKDMDSIRKSLGAKKINYFGYSYGTYLGQVYAKLFPGQVRRLVLDSIVDPDGVWYDANISQDYAFDARQKAFMAWIAKYDSTYKLGTDPAKVGAKWYAMRAALAKNPAGGKVGASELEDTFIPGGYYNGYWPSLAQAFAAYVNHKDTAPLVKAYEGMAAIDASGDNGYSVYTAVQCRDAAWPRDWNQWRKDNWAVYEKAPFMAWNNAWYNAPCAFWPTKQLKPVNVANSKLPPVLLFQATNDAATPYQGGVTVHRLLKHSSLVVEQGGGNHGISLSGNACLDKYLAKYLTDGTVPRGHGTADAVCQKLPDPKPQAAQPATAAALTGASTPAATVQGGDTLHGLIGFRN from the coding sequence ATGAGAAGAAGCACAGTCGTGTTGTGCGGTGCGGCCGTCGTCCTCGCGGGCACCGTCACGGCCGTTCCTGCAGAGGCCACCCCCTCCCTCACCACGGCCACCGCCCAGGCGGCGAAGGTCAGCTGGAAGAAGTGCGGCACCGACGACTACCCGACGCTGCAGTGCGGGTCGGTGAAGGTGCCGCTCGACTACGCCAAGCCGAAGGGGCGCCAGATAACCCTGGCCCTGTCCCGGGTCCCGCACACCGCGAAGAAGTACCAGGGCCCGCTGCTGGTCAACCCCGGCGGCCCCGGCGGCAGCGGTCTCACCCTCGCCGGCTTCGTCGCGGGCTCGCTGCCCAAGGCGGTCGCGGCGCAGTACGACGTCATCGGCTTCGACCCGCGCGGCGTGGGCGAGAGCAAGCCCGCCCTCGACTGCAAGCCGGGTTACTTCAACCCGGTGCGCCCGGACTCCGTGCCGAGCACCCCCGCGATCGAGAAGGCCAACCTGGAGCGCGCCAAGTCCTTCGCCGCCGCCTGCGGCCGCAAGTACGCGGACGTGCTGCCGTACATCAACACGATCAACGCCGTGAAGGACATGGACTCGATCCGCAAGTCCCTCGGCGCCAAGAAGATCAACTACTTCGGCTACTCGTACGGCACCTACCTGGGCCAGGTCTACGCCAAGCTCTTCCCGGGCCAGGTGCGCCGCCTGGTGCTGGACTCGATCGTCGACCCCGACGGGGTCTGGTACGACGCCAACATCTCGCAGGACTACGCCTTCGACGCCCGGCAGAAGGCGTTCATGGCGTGGATCGCCAAGTACGACTCGACGTACAAGCTCGGTACCGACCCGGCCAAGGTCGGGGCCAAGTGGTACGCGATGCGGGCGGCCCTCGCCAAGAACCCGGCCGGCGGCAAGGTGGGCGCCTCCGAGCTGGAGGACACCTTCATCCCGGGCGGCTACTACAACGGCTACTGGCCCTCCCTCGCCCAGGCGTTCGCCGCCTACGTGAACCACAAGGACACCGCCCCGCTCGTCAAGGCGTACGAGGGCATGGCGGCCATCGACGCCTCCGGCGACAACGGCTACAGCGTCTACACCGCCGTGCAGTGCCGTGACGCCGCCTGGCCGCGCGACTGGAACCAGTGGCGCAAGGACAACTGGGCCGTGTACGAGAAGGCTCCGTTCATGGCATGGAACAACGCCTGGTACAACGCGCCGTGCGCGTTCTGGCCGACCAAGCAGCTCAAGCCGGTGAACGTCGCCAACAGCAAGCTCCCGCCGGTGCTGCTGTTCCAGGCGACCAACGACGCGGCCACCCCGTACCAGGGCGGTGTCACCGTGCACCGGCTGCTCAAGCACTCCAGCCTGGTCGTCGAGCAGGGCGGCGGCAACCACGGCATCTCGCTGAGCGGCAACGCCTGCCTCGACAAGTACCTGGCCAAGTACCTGACCGATGGCACGGTCCCGCGCGGCCACGGCACCGCCGACGCGGTCTGCCAGAAGCTCCCCGACCCGAAGCCGCAGGCGGCCCAGCCGGCCACGGCGGCGGCCCTCACCGGTGCGTCCACCCCGGCGGCCACTGTGCAGGGCGGCGACACCCTGCACGGGCTGATCGGCTTCCGCAACTGA
- a CDS encoding helix-turn-helix domain-containing protein — MDTGFDLRKHGGVDVFLRDCPTRAVLELIASKWTMLVLVALEDGRPMRFAELRRRLDGVTPKVLTSTLRAIEREGLLTRSVYPTVPPRVEYRLTELGREVGGLLQAITDWSQANIAAIRSAREEYDERAARLAEDAVEPVRP; from the coding sequence ATGGATACCGGCTTCGACCTCAGGAAACACGGCGGCGTGGACGTCTTCCTACGCGACTGCCCCACCCGCGCGGTGCTGGAGCTGATCGCGAGCAAGTGGACCATGCTGGTGCTGGTGGCGCTGGAGGACGGCCGTCCCATGCGATTCGCCGAACTCCGGCGCCGGCTGGACGGGGTGACCCCGAAGGTGCTGACCTCGACCCTGCGCGCCATCGAACGCGAGGGTCTGCTGACCCGCAGCGTGTACCCGACCGTGCCACCACGGGTGGAGTACCGGCTGACCGAGCTGGGCCGGGAGGTCGGCGGGCTCCTTCAGGCCATCACCGACTGGTCGCAGGCGAACATCGCCGCCATCCGGAGCGCACGCGAGGAGTACGACGAGCGTGCCGCGCGTCTGGCCGAGGACGCGGTGGAGCCCGTACGGCCGTGA
- a CDS encoding WD40 repeat domain-containing protein → MRRPFALLAGILLVGAFTLPAAVPASAADGDGKGDQGFTISDPRITESSGLAASRQHPGIYWTHNDQDTGAYLYAVDSATGKTVARITMTGVGTPRDVEAISIGPDNQIWVGDIGDNDGVTWPYVWIYKLPEPKVLKDQSVKATQYVVKYTDGSRDAESMVVHPRTGRVYIIDKQEDGGHLYAGPATLSPSGTNVFKPVKAVDLWATDAAFSPDGRQLAVRGYFGGLWYDWNGGDIKKKGRLSVPLGQGESVSYSPDGTKLLLGMEGADSEVEAQDAPGDGGSKAPSGSGSSSASGGDGGGTSSGTVKIGALALVAVAALFGLRRLFRRN, encoded by the coding sequence ATGCGTCGACCCTTCGCCCTGCTCGCCGGGATCCTGCTCGTGGGGGCCTTCACCCTGCCCGCCGCCGTACCCGCCTCCGCCGCCGACGGGGACGGGAAGGGGGACCAGGGTTTCACCATCAGCGACCCCCGGATCACCGAGTCCAGCGGGCTCGCCGCCTCGCGGCAGCACCCGGGCATCTACTGGACCCACAACGACCAGGACACCGGCGCGTATCTGTACGCCGTCGACAGCGCCACCGGCAAGACCGTCGCCAGGATCACCATGACCGGCGTGGGCACCCCGCGGGACGTCGAGGCCATCTCCATCGGGCCCGACAACCAGATCTGGGTCGGAGACATCGGCGACAACGACGGCGTCACCTGGCCCTACGTCTGGATCTACAAGCTGCCCGAGCCGAAGGTCCTGAAGGACCAGTCCGTCAAGGCCACCCAGTACGTCGTGAAGTACACCGACGGCTCGCGCGACGCCGAGTCGATGGTCGTCCATCCCAGGACCGGGCGCGTCTACATCATCGACAAGCAGGAGGACGGCGGGCATCTCTACGCGGGCCCCGCCACCCTCTCCCCCTCCGGGACGAACGTCTTCAAGCCCGTCAAGGCCGTCGACCTGTGGGCCACCGACGCCGCCTTCTCACCGGACGGCCGACAGCTCGCCGTACGCGGGTACTTCGGCGGTCTCTGGTACGACTGGAACGGCGGCGACATCAAGAAGAAGGGGCGGCTCAGCGTGCCCCTCGGGCAGGGGGAGTCCGTCTCCTACTCCCCGGACGGGACCAAGCTCCTGCTCGGCATGGAGGGCGCCGACAGCGAGGTGGAGGCGCAGGACGCGCCCGGTGACGGCGGGTCCAAGGCGCCCTCAGGGAGCGGAAGTTCCTCGGCCTCCGGTGGCGACGGCGGCGGGACGTCCAGCGGTACGGTCAAGATCGGCGCCCTGGCGCTGGTGGCGGTGGCCGCCCTCTTCGGGCTCCGGCGGCTGTTCCGCCGTAACTGA